Within Homo sapiens chromosome 2, GRCh38.p14 Primary Assembly, the genomic segment CCACAAACTGGACATCTCTGATGAGTTCTCAGAAGTCATCAAAGCCCTCAAGAACCACGAGGACAAGATGCGAGTGGTGCTGAACAAAGCTGACCAGATCGAGACGCAGCAGCTGATGCGGGTGTACGGGGCCCTCATGTGGTCCTTGGGGAAGATCGTGAACACCCCAGAGGTGATCCGGGTCTACATCGGCTCCTTCTGGTCCCACCCCCTCCTCATCCCTGACAACCGGAAGCTCTTTGAGGCTGAGGAACAGGACCTATTCAGGGACATCCAGAGTCTGCCCCGAAATGCTGCCCTGCGCAAGCTCAACGACCTCATCAAAAGGGCCAGGCTGGCCAAGGTGAGGCAGCCCCCTGGGAGGTGGGCAGCTTGGGCAGGGGCCCAGAGTTTGGGGTCAGCTGCACGAGCTGAGGGTTGCTGCCTCCAACAGCCAGTGCATCATGTGTGTGACACCAAGGGGCAGGACAGTGCGGGAGCCATGGTTACAAGCTCTCAGGTCAGATGGCCAGATTGGAACTGACTCCATTGTTTACTGTCTGTGGGATTCCCAGCCTTGGCAAGGCCTTtagtctctctgtgcctctgtttgcatctgtaaaatgaaggggttGTTGGAggataaagtgaaataaagagtCTCAAAGCCCTCATCACAGTGTCTGGCACCTTCAGAGATGCTCAGCAACTGTCAGCTGCTGGTATTGCCTTCAGCAGCAGCAACATGACCACCTCACCCTGCCTTGACCATAGCTCCCCACAACCTCACCTTGCCCACATAACATAGAAAAACAGCCCAGCCCTGCAAGCAACATGGAGCCATGAGGGTAGAggtagaaattatttcaaaagtagGAGCAGGAGGAGGCGGGAGGGATGTAGGGGAAGGAATGATGCAAGAGCCATCCTAGAAGGAAGGGACCGTCCAGGGTCTTGATGTGAAGGCTTCTCTCTGGCCCTGTTTGTCAGGTCCACGCCTACATCATCAGCTCTCTGAAGAAGGAGATGCCCTCGGTGTTCGGGAAGGACAACAAGAAGAAGGAGCTGGTCAACAACCTGGCCGAGATCTATGGCCGGATCGAGCGGGAGCACCAGATCTCACCTGGGGACTTCCCCAATCTGAAGAGGATGCAGGTAGCGAGGGCTGGGGTCTCTAAGACAAGGGACAGTGTCCCGAGAGCTGGCTGAGCAGCCTGAGTATGGAGGAGGCCACTCTTGGAGCCCCCCAGGGAGAACCCCGCCCAGAATCTGCAGGCAAGGAGGTGGCCCTGGATCTACACTCCTAGCTGGGCCATCACTGGCCCAACAGGGGCCATGTCTGGGCCTGGGGAGAAACACGGAGCCCACCGCCCCAGTGGTGCAGGTGTGTTAGATGATGCTGGGGGGCTGACACCTCCAGTTAATGACCTTCTCTAGTCACAGCCACCACAGGCTTGACGTCCCCACCATCTCTGGTGCAGTGGGATGGGTCACCTGACCAAGGTTCTCCAGGCTCTTAAAGTGCTCGAGTTTACATCTGAGGTCCCCCTTGTGAGCAATCTGGGACACGAGCTTCGGGGAGGCAGAAGTGCACACGGGAACTCGTCATCTTTGGGTCCTATTGCAGGTGCCTATCTTGGGCCAGTGGCCATCACACATGGTTTCTTACGGTTTTCCCCAAAGCACTCATCAGAGGGAGGCATTTTTCATCTGCCTTTTTACAGAAGAAACAGAGGTCTCAGCATTTTCTGAGTGTAGCATTCACATAGGCCACAAGAAGAAGAGCCAGGAGCTGGGCCCAAAGGTCCAAGCAGGAAACCACAACATTGACTGGatcctctgagcctccatttcctcatctgtaaactgaagCTACAAAATCACGCCTTATACAGGTGTTGTGAGCATCAGTGAGATAATCTTTGCAAAGCCCTTAGCACAAAGCCAGACAGACTATGCCCTTAGTACACAGTAGCAAATCATTAGGTGGGCAGAGGGAGGTGGGTGCTGAGCACAAAGCACCCACCCACTGTACAATGTTTGCAACTTCTTATGATTCTAGAATTAGGaaattagaggccaggcacagtggctcacgcctgtaatcccagcagtttgggaagccgaggcgggcagatcacctgaggccaggagttcgagaccagcctggccaacatggcaaaacttgtaataaaactacaaaaaaattaactgggcatggtggcaagcacctgtaatcccagctactcgggaggctgaggcatgagaatcacttgaacccaggagtcagaggttgcagtgagccaagattgtgccactgcactttagcctgggcaacagagaaagactccatctcaaaaaataaaaaaattagggaattagaaaaatcaaaaaatagcAGCCACAGAAGCACTTAATAGATGCTGTTGCTCTTGTTTTGATCTTTAGCTTGGGAATCAGTTTCTCAGTTTAAATCTAGGTTTTTCATAACATCACTATAGTCCTCAATAGGCATTTTTAGTTTCCTATCcggcagaagaaaaagaaaaaaatatacattccaAGTATTTGGAATTTGTTCATGTGTCCATTCACTCATATAACCACCTACCACGAGCCATTCACTAACCAGCATTGCTTTTGTTTTGCGGGTTTCCCGGTCCTTGACTTGGAGCACTTCAGCTCTTCGCTTCTGCTTTTGTTAAGAATTTAATGATTTGTAAGCAAACATTTGGGAAGATAACATTTGAAAGGGACCCTAAGACCCCAGTTTTAATGTGAGGAATTCTTTCAAAACAAAGATTCTCACCTCATTTGTTTGCCAGTTCAATATTCTGTTCTGCAGTTCAATATGCTGAATCCACAATGTAAACAGCTGTCCTGTGTGGGTGTCCATCGTAGGGTAATGGGAGCACCCACCATGCCCCCTAGTTGATACTGGGACCCCTGCATGGGAGCCCACCAAACATACCTAGATGTGAGCAGGCTGGGAGGGACAGGAGGAATGAGAGGTGGGAGGACCTTGGGACGTGATGCTCTGAGGGGTGGGAGATAGGGCCCTGTCTGCTCCTCCTCCAGGAGTCCTTCAGCCCTAAGGCcttcctggctcagcctcacCCTAGGAAGGAGGTGAGAAGTACCCAGGCTAACACTTGCCCTAGAAAGCTGTGggtgttttttgcatttttctgcagCAGACTAGCTGTGCTTCACCCTGTGTACTGgcctcttcccagcttctggaGAGTTAGGTGGCCAGAGCCAGGGTAGGAGCAGAAAGCTGTCACCCTATCACCCTCTACAGGCCATGGAGAAGTTGGTGTTCTAGACTCGAAAACTTTCAAAATTGCAGAGACCTGCAAagtggaagatatttcttttatgGTGTGGTGTGGGTTGTCATGTGAAGGCAAGAGGAGCTCTTTCAAAATCGGCATGCCCACCTGCCTGCCTGTGCCTGCTGTGTCAAACCCTCGGGGACAGTCATGCCTTGCTAATGACAGGGACACATCCTCAgtaatgcattgttaggtgattttgtcattgtgtgtgAACACCATAGAATGTATATACACAAACCTGCATGGTAGGGCCTACCACACACCTGGACTATATGGTATGATGACCTATTGCTTCTAGGCCACAGACctagcatgtgactgtactgaaggctgtaggcaattgtaacaccatgtatttgtgtatctaaacatagaaatggtacagtaaaaatacagtatgaaaGATAAACAGTGGTATACTTGtacagggcacttaccatgaatggagcttgcagaactggaagttgcTTTGGGTGGgccagtgagtgagtggtgagtgagtgtgaaggcctaggacatcacTGTACACTGCTGTAGACTTCTTtagaaacactgtacacttaggctacactatatttatttttagaaacattttctttcttcaataataaattaacatttctactttacagacttttttttttttttttttttgatacagagtctcactctgttgctaggctagagtgcagtggcgcgatctcggctcactgcaacctccaactctgggttcaagcgattctcctcagcctcccgagtagctgggaccacaggcatgtgccaccatgcccagctaaattttttttgtaattttagtagagacggggttttcaccatgttggccaggatggtctcgatctcttgacctcgtgatccgcctgcctcagcctcccaaagtgctgggattacaggcatgagccaccgcgcctagcctacAAAGTTTTTGACTCTTGTTGTAACAATTAGCTTAAAATGTACATTGTATAtctatacacaaatattttctttatatccttattctataagttttttctatttaaaaaaatttattttttacttttttatttttgtgtgtgctaAAAACTAAGATGCAAACACCCATGCTAgtctaggcctacacagggtcagcaTCATCAGTTTCGCTGTcttcacctccacatcttgtcccactggaaggtcttgaGAGATAGTAATACACATGGAGGTGTCATCTCCTgtaataacaatgccttcttctggaattccTCCTGAAGGGCCTGCCTGAGGTTGTtttactgttaacattttttttaaataagtagaaagaatacaccctaaaataacaataaaaagtacagtatagtaaatatttacataaaccagtaacatagccGTTATCATTATCCGGTATTATGTACTCTATGGAAATGTGTGTGCTAGATTTTTATAccactggcagcacagtaggtttgtttacaccagcatcaccacaaacacataatGCGTTGTGTTGTGTACAGTAGCTACAATGTCACCAGGCAACAGGAATTTCCCAGCTCCCTTATTGTCTTCTGGGACCCTCGTCATACGTGTGGTCCctcattgactgaaacattgtaatgcagcacatgactgtattttgaaAACTCTCCTCAGGTGACTCCGATGAGCATCCTGATTAAGAACCATAATTTGGGGATGACCTTTGGCTTCTGTTATGATTTGGTTTTAGTACCCTGTGccctgtttggtttttgtttttgttttcactaaGTGGGGATAGAatgtgattttcctacctcagaaGGGCGCTGGGGGAGTGAACGAGGTAATGTAGTGAAGGCACTTGCGGTGATTTTCAAGTACAGTATAACCCTTATTAAAGTAGAGGCCCACATGACCCAGTCTCAGAGGTACAGCATTCAAGAGACATGATTCAATAGCCAAAACTGACTTAAAGAGAAATGTAATGATTTCCTCTCTGGAATGACATTGAAGGGGATTGAAATAAATAGATCATGCCAATACTTGTtaaatttccctttcttccccagCCCCTACAACCCTTCTACCCCCTACTGAAAAATCCCATCATCAGCCCAGTGGGCCTTTATTCCCCTCCTCTCTCATACCTTCGATTACCACGTGATGTCCATCAGCTGAGCCTCTAGGTCACAGGTCTTTCATTGTAGAAAGGGATCAGCTGTGAACATTCTGGTGCTCATAGGAGGCACGTGATAAATGGAGGGCTCTCCTTTCATCGTATCCTATCTtcatcctctctcctcctcttcccaggaCCAGCTGCAGGCCCAGGACTTTAGCAAGTTCCAGCCGCTGAAGAGCAAGCTGCTGGAGGTAGTGGACGACATGCTGGCCCATGACATTGCCCAGCTCATGGTGCTAGTGCGCCAGGAGGAGTCACAGCGGCCCATCCAGATGGTGAAGGGCGGAGCGTTCGAGGGCACCCTGCACGGCCCCTTTGGGCATGGCTatggggagggggctggagaaGGTATCGATGATGCTGAGTGGGTGGTGGCCAGGGACAAGCCCATGTACGACGAGATCTTCTACACCCTGTCACCGGTGGATGGCAAGATCACAGGCGCTAATGCCAAGAAGGAGATGGTGCGCTCCAAGCTGCCCAACAGTGTGCTGGGCAAGATCTGGAAGCTGGCCGACATTGACAAGGATGGCATGCTGGACGACGACGAGTTTGCACTGGCCAACCACCTCATCAAAGTCAAGCTGGAGGGGCACGAGCTGCCCAACGAGCTGCCTGCCCACCTCCTGCCCCCGTCCAAGAGGAAAGTTGCCGAGTGATGGGGTGGGGGGACATTCAGACGGGCAGTGTTAGAGGAGGAGATGGGAGCGgtgactacacacacacacacacacacacacacacacacaaacatgcacacacacatatgcatatctTGACATTGCTCTGTAGGTGAGAGAGGACCATGACGCCCATGTTTGCAGCTGATACTTGTTTGGGCACACCTCCAAGTTCTCGGGATTAGAAGGACAAGAGCACTCCCAGGCCCCAGAGTCTAAGCCTAAGTCTCTATCGCTCTTCCCCTCTCCTCGGCCACTCCCCAGATACCAGACCTGAGGCAATTCACTTGCCAGCACAGATGGCCAACCCACCTCCAGATTCCCCAGTGCTTCCACACCCGGGCTCTGAGCAAATGGAAAAGACTTTTCATTTAGTAGACAATTCACTTCTTTTTCTGTGCTTCCCCTATCTGCTTTGGCTTCCTAATAAGAAATCCATTCAAGAGCTAGGAGATCTGAGGGCAGGCGGGCAGCTgcagggaggagaggtgagaaaGGAAGCGTCTTCTAGAGACATTGGCCCAGGAGCTCTGTTCTTTCCTAATCTAAGCCTCTGTCTTCTTCGGCAAACCTTGCTTTGAACTCTGccagtatttcattttaaagaatccCAGAgcgggagagagaagagaaaaaaattgataagagTGAGGAAATTGTCCTGTAGTCTATTGAAAACCAGTCAAGGTGGTTTTAGTTCATAGATTTTGTTAGATGTTCTTTCCACCTGGCCTATGATGTTTAGATGTTCATACTTGACTCACATTTACCCAGCCCCTCCTGCGTACCAGGAGCTGTGTTAggcactttatatacattattctaTGTGGCCCTCACTGATGCCCCAGGGAAGTATGCATTAGCCTTCCCATTTTGCAGTTGAGGAGGCTGAGTAGCCTCAGAAGGGTTTAGGCGACCTTCTGAAACTCACAGAAGTCACGTGATGGAGAGAGGATTCAAAGCCAGGGCCTCAGACCCTCACACACTTGTCTGTGCTATGATGTATGCAGGATCCCAGCATTGATACCCAATGACAAACTATGGAGAACAAGCAAAGTATGCAGGCCCCCTGCAGCCTCCCAGGACAGGCTGGCAAGGGAGGAGGGCCGGCCAGCATTTGGTGGCCCATCAGTCTGGCCATCTGTCACGTCACAGAAGCAAACCGTGCCTTCTGGCTCTGCGCCCCATATTCCCAGCATCATAGACATCCAACAGCACCAGCAGGAGAGTGGGCTAGCCTGCTGGATGCTGTTCGTGCCTGTCCCTGCTCTGCCTCCCACCCAGTTGCCTGAATCATCCCAGCTCAGATGCAGCCACTGTCTCTTGTCAAGTGGGACCTCATACTATTCTCAGAAGGCTAACTTGAGAGGTTTGGGGCCTTGTTCCCCAGAGGGTCCCCAGGGACTCTGCAGTGTCCTTGGCAAATCCCCACTGTACTCAATGCCCTACATTCTCTTCTGTGGTCTCTCCCCTGGCTTGCTTCATGGCCACTGAACCAATCACTTTGTATGCTATGCTCCTACTGTGatggaaaacaaaatgagtaTAACTTATTTTATATCCATATTCAGACTATATAGAGAATATTCTATGCATCTATGACGTGCTTACTACTGCAGTGCATTTGTCATTAGTCTTCATGTTAATACAGTACATTTATTCTTTGGTACCTGCCTGGCCACAGAGCATCATTCaatggaggctgagggagaagggcTGGGTTCTTACTTGGAGTTCCTGGTGAAATCTTTGGCTGGAAAGGGCTCACTGGGGCCACCCAATGGCCAGCATCCACAACCAGCTTCCCAGTGGGCTGGAGTTTGTCTAGGCTCAGTGACCAACCCAGGCACAGCTGGTGGAGCCACCGCTCCCTGCTCCTCTGGAGTGAAGATGTTCCCTAAGCCCCTGGGCTTCCTTCTGCAAATACACATTTCTCTTTCACATGAAATGAAGGGCAGACAAAGGCCAGGCAAAGAGGTCTCACCTGCTCTGGAGAAAACCCTTGAGTGCCGAGTGCAGGTTAGGGACCATTTCTCAACTCCACACCTTTCTTCAAGCTGAAGGAGAAATGGGAAGGAAATAGCAGAGGTAGGTGAAgttcctgtctttttattttataggaaaGGGAGATGTCTGTTATCCCCTTTCTTCACTGCCACTGGACACACATGCCACTTTCCTGCCCTTCTACATATGctgcctctcttccctctctccatctTGAAGTCTCCACCCAGGAGAGACCTGTGAGGTGTGGGAATTCCATGTTTGCACAGCTCCCATCTCCCTGGAAAGAGGAACTGATGTTTGAGGGGACAGATGTGGGTCACTTTCCCTGGCAGTGCCCTCTAGCCTTGCTGCCTTGGCTTTCTGACCCCTTCCAGGCTTCAGGGGCCTGGGagatctcatgcctcagcccagGAAACATTTAATAGGGAAAGCAGAGACATGTCATGTCAGCCCCACAGACAAGAATTTCTAGAGCACTTGTCCTGTTGTTCCTTGCCCCGACATTACTCAGTCTGGGCCATGGAATCCATCCAATAAACACAGCAACACCCTATGCTACTGACCAAGCAAAGCTTGCCCCTGGTACCAAAGAGCTAAATCATGACCAAAGTGTGACATGAATGTAACTGAAATGCGGGTTAGTTGCTCAATGTATGCAAAGTCCCACGGACAAGAGTAAAGTCTGATACCAATAAAGTGAATGTATTCCAAAGCTAGCTTGGAGGAGGGGCACACAACGTCCTGCCTTTCAATGTGCCGCTTCCCCTTTGGAGCAGAAAGCAGGCACTTTTATAAGGTAAGGGAGCAAGTGAGCAAGGGTCCGCCTGATAGCATGGTGCCTTATCTACTGGACAGTTGAGTCGGGCCTTCCtgggcaaaaataaattttaaaagtggcCAAGTAGGCATACTTTAGATATAACCTCCTAGTGAATGAAAGTCCTGAGGCAGCCCCTGGAGGGTGGGAGTTCCAAGGCAACCCCTGGAGGTGAAAGCTCAAGGAGGGCATGTTTTGGTCTGCAAATTGGCAGTCAATTCTGGAGGACTATTTTGGAGCAGAGAGATGAACTTGCCCTGTAGGGAATGTCTAGTGAAGGGGAGATGAAAGcttatatttgcatttccctttttttgagacagtctcactctgtcgcacaggctggagtgtagtggcatgatcccagctcactgccacctctgcctcccaggttcaagccattcttgtgcctcagcctcccaagtagctgggactacaggtactccaccaccacgcctggctaattttttttttttttttttacttttagtgaaaacagggtttcaccatgttggccaggctggtcttgaatttctgacctcaagtgatctgtccacctcagcctcccaaagtgctgggattacaggcataggcgagagccactgcgccaggcctatatttgcatttctaaagggcTACCTAGGAAGTTGGGAATCcaggaaatggaaaaaagaagagaggaagaaaaaaacagctcTTAGAAAACTGGGGTGCTCATTTACATGAATATTTCCAGATGACACCACTGAACCATAGCAGGGCATGGGCCTTGGTTTGCAGAGTGATGAGTGGTTGCCCTGAGTCATCCCCACTTCCATTTGGTTCCAAAACCTGTATTTATGAGTTAACTCATCAGAATCTGCTGAATGACCTGAAGAGAATAGGCTTGTTTATTCTTCCTATGTGATGCTGTCTGGAGTCTATACATCCTCAATCCTTTATTTAAtttctccatccattcatccatcgatCTTTTTTATATTCAAAAGATGCTGAGCACCTCTTACAGAAAACATCCTGAGGGAGAATATAGAGATTCATTCCTTGAGTCATTCAAAAACACTCAATATAAAGTCTACCTGAGTGTAGAGACAATTCTATATGGATCAAAGAGCTCACAGCCTAGTAGAGGGGATGAGGCACTTATGCAAACACTGATAATACGGTGAGGGAACATGAAAGGGGGATGCTCAagaaagtcagaaatggcttcaaACTGGGGAGGAGGTGGTCAGAGAAAGCCTGTAGCAGGATGGGCACTGGAACTGAGAAACCGTCTGGGGCCAACCTCTTGGgcctgttttcttccttcctgatctAAGGAAGACAGGCAGAATTTTTACATAAAACACAACACAGAGCATTCTCAGCCCACTAAATCATGACAGACTGAGAACCACTGAAGTATTTGTGGAAAAGCATGATTAGAATTTTGCCTCTGGGGACTGTGCTGTTTTTTCATAGGCCATTTTCAAGTGAAAATTGTATCAGTATCTTTAAAGTTGAAATGTTAAGTGcctggagggaaagaaaaatggtGATGGAAGAATGTCAGTTATCCCGGCCGAGTGATGAGTACACTAGGGGCACGTCACGGGCACAGACTCCTCATTAGTGCTGTTTACCACAGGTCGGTTCTCCTGTCCCCGGGTTAATGGGAGGACTTTGGTTTTCTCCCTTTGAAGTAAGCGAgctgtgtgacttgctttggctcaTGAAGTAGGTGTGTAAGCAACATGTCTCTTCCTCGCAGAGACAAATGTACAATTTGCCACATTCTACTTTTCCTGCCTCTCCAGGAATGTGTGTGGGAGTGAGTGTGAAAATGGAGCCTAAGTCCTGGGTCATGCTAAAACCCCTTCCCGACCTACACTGGACAGATGCCATGAATAAGACATAAACTCCATCATTTTACTGTTAAACCATGGATAGTCATGGGGCTGTTACCTGACATAGCCTATACCATCATGACCAGAGACCTGGTAAGTCTGTCAATAGTTTAGCCCATGAAGCaagtgaaaagcaaagaaagtttCTTGGAAACCAAGTTCCTGCCTTCCTAAGAACTgaggttggccaggtgcagtggctcatgcctgtaatcccagcactttgggaggccgaggtgggtggatcacgaggtcaggagttcaagaccagcctggccaatatggtgaaaccccatctctactaaaaatacaaaaattagccgagcatggtggtgcgtgcctgtagtcccagctcctcatgaggctgaggcagaataatcgcttgaacctgggaggcggaggctgcagtgaggcgagattacatcactgcactccagcctgggcgatagagtgaaactccgtctcaaagaaaaaaaaaaaaaaaaaagaactgaggtCACTGGAAGCTGAAGGGATGGGTGATTCACATAAAGCCCTTCAGTGTCTGAGTTGTATTCTGCCATATCCTAGCTCCACCCTTCAGTGTGACTTTTTAAGTTAGAGAACTTCCCACTTACAGTGTCAAATGAGAACAGGACTTGCCTTCTCTCTTCAGGAATGTAGGTACTGGGGATTGACTGGGTATTTGTCTGCCTAGGGTTACACAGGGAGATATCCAGGTTGGAAAGAGTAAAACTACAattcccagactcccttgcagccAGGTTCAGGATGTGATTTTAGGTCCCGCCAACCAGATATACTTGTGGGAGACTGTGCTGTAGTAGATCATGCCAGAGGTGGACCCAGCAGCTATACAGCTGTAACAGCAGCTCTCTGGCTTTGCAGCTTCCTATACTTGCTCAAGAAGCTGGAAGTCTTGTTTGTGAGGTTGGAGAAACAATGGCAACACTGGTAGCACCGTAAGCAACCATCTGCCACTTTGTGTTTGCCCACCTACCTATGGTGCCTGAGCACTGCTGCCATGTACAGATTGCACAGAGGGGACCTaggctgcagcaggagaggcttcatggagggtgtgtgtgtgtgtgtgtttgtgcatctCTATGTGTGTTTGGGTCAGGTTGGGACACTACACAGAGGTGGTTTTTTGCAAGATAATTGAAGATAGGAGAGGACATGACAGCGTTTCTCAGAAAGAATGCTGCGGGGGAATTTTCAAAGCAAGAATCCCTTCCTAAGAATTAATTGGGATGAATATGTGCATGTTAGACAGTTGAGGCTATAAAATAAGGACATGTCAGAAGTAGCAGTTCTATGTCCTTCCCTTAGAATTTCATGAGGTGTAGGGtacccttccccaccccagggcGCATCACTGAAGTGTAGTGGTGGCAGCCATGGCCTGAGGGCAGGTCAGCACAGAAAAACACCAACTCCACAGAGAGAGTCTGGCGGGAGCAGGTGCATGGGCATCTGGTGACCTGAGTTCCTCCAACAGAACAAGCCATGGGgcctctttgtgcctctgtttATTCTTTCCCCAAGTGGGGTCACTTCAGACATTTGGAGATATGAGGCAACAAGGAGATGGGAAAGTTCACCAACAATGTAAACACTCTACATGAGAGAGTTTTGTTGCCAATGTGCTAGAAGAGGCATGCTTCAGGGAAGAGGTGAGAATCCTATacatgggaaggaaggaaagaatcaaGCCCTGTAAAAgtacaaaggaaaaagagactAGAAGAGATGTGGAGTTGGGGGATCCTGCCAAGGATCTGAGTGCAGCAATGTTTACAGTGTTGAATACTTGAAAGGTGCCCAGGGGCCTGGAGATGACCTGTGGGGAACCTGCAGCCCTAGCCTACTGTGGCCACTGCCTCCTAGGTAAATGCATATCCCAAagtccctgcctgccttcccagCCATCATGATCTGGTGCTGACAAGGGGCTGTGGACACTCAAGGGGCACTCACTGGGGTGGGTTTGGGTATATTGCGGCATGACAGTCTGGTTACGATGCAGACCACCTGAGAACTCCAAGGCTGACAGCAGATCCTCCAGTGTGTTGAACGCCTGACTCTAATGGCAAATGTTTCTCTTCATTTGCAAAGTGTCAGGATCACACTATGttgtaaagttttcttttctgacaGCCAGTGCTTTTTTATAGCATTTCTTAAACCTCCTTGAAGACAAGGAGCTAAGGCAGTGGCAAATGCCAGATCATTATGGAAAGGAGGGGACCCATTACTGCATCTCAGTCCCATCACAGGGCAGAACTAGGATTTGGTTCACCTTTGAAAGAATCTCAAGCTTAGTGGCATCATAACATTGGTGAAATCTGACTTCAGTCCAGGTTTCCTTTCTCACAGGCCACCCCCTCCTGTTCTCCTGCCCATCCAGGCCCAGCTCAGGATGCCAGAGGACCACCCCTCTCCTGACTGGGCATTCTGTCCTCTCTAGGCCACTAATACATGCATacgtgcatgtgcatgcatgcatacacacacacacacacacacacacacacacacacacacacacagagtctctctctctctgtctctgtctctccctctctcacacacacactctccattCCCATCATCCATGTCTGCTCCATCCTACAGGGCTGAGTTTTGCTATGGAACAGCTGGCTGATCTGAAGAACTAAGAGGCTGTATGTGTGACCATGGGGTCAGATGCTGCAGCCCTGACTCTGG encodes:
- the EHD3 gene encoding EH domain-containing protein 3 isoform X1; its protein translation is MRVVLNKADQIETQQLMRVYGALMWSLGKIVNTPEVIRVYIGSFWSHPLLIPDNRKLFEAEEQDLFRDIQSLPRNAALRKLNDLIKRARLAKVHAYIISSLKKEMPSVFGKDNKKKELVNNLAEIYGRIEREHQISPGDFPNLKRMQDQLQAQDFSKFQPLKSKLLEVVDDMLAHDIAQLMVLVRQEESQRPIQMVKGGAFEGTLHGPFGHGYGEGAGEGIDDAEWVVARDKPMYDEIFYTLSPVDGKITGANAKKEMVRSKLPNSVLGKIWKLADIDKDGMLDDDEFALANHLIKVKLEGHELPNELPAHLLPPSKRKVAE
- the EHD3 gene encoding EH domain-containing protein 3 → MFSWLGTDDRRRKDPEVFQTVSEGLKKLYKSKLLPLEEHYRFHEFHSPALEDADFDNKPMVLLVGQYSTGKTTFIRYLLEQDFPGMRIGPEPTTDSFIAVMQGDMEGIIPGNALVVDPKKPFRKLNAFGNAFLNRFVCAQLPNPVLESISVIDTPGILSGEKQRISRGYDFAAVLEWFAERVDRIILLFDAHKLDISDEFSEVIKALKNHEDKMRVVLNKADQIETQQLMRVYGALMWSLGKIVNTPEVIRVYIGSFWSHPLLIPDNRKLFEAEEQDLFRDIQSLPRNAALRKLNDLIKRARLAKVHAYIISSLKKEMPSVFGKDNKKKELVNNLAEIYGRIEREHQISPGDFPNLKRMQDQLQAQDFSKFQPLKSKLLEVVDDMLAHDIAQLMVLVRQEESQRPIQMVKGGAFEGTLHGPFGHGYGEGAGEGIDDAEWVVARDKPMYDEIFYTLSPVDGKITGANAKKEMVRSKLPNSVLGKIWKLADIDKDGMLDDDEFALANHLIKVKLEGHELPNELPAHLLPPSKRKVAE